Genomic DNA from Mus musculus strain C57BL/6J chromosome 11, GRCm38.p6 C57BL/6J:
GGCCTCCCTCAGGGAGGTGCCAGATGCTGAGAGCTGGCAGGGTTCTTGAGCCACTTTGTTTTCAGTGCTGCGATCACTGGCCAAGGTACTGTCCTTGGCCTCAGCCAAGATGGAGGACTTGGTTGAGGGGCGAAGCCTCTTTTGAGCCCTTCTCTCTGGGTTGCCCTGTAGAAGGCCACAGCACATGGGGTTACTTTTGGGGTCCCCTTTACTGGCGCTGTCCCCTCTTCTTGAAGGAAGCCTACACCTTAGCACCATGTGCCTTTCTCCAGCCCGCCCACCTGCTGCTGGAGTATGAGAAGTGATTTTCCCCGAACCCTTGACCAGGGCAGGGCAGCTCCCTGCCTCCCCGCCAGTCTCCTCTTTCCCCTAAGCTCCCAGCCCTACAGTACCTGCTGTGGTCTGGGCCGCTTCTCTGCCTGGGTTTCCTTTAGAGGGCTAGGCTGACCTTCAGGGAAGCTCTGGTCTCTGAGTGAGCAGGTGCTAGCCGGAGGGGAAAAGGCACCAGAAGTCTGAGTCTAGCCATGCTCTCAACCCAGGCACCCAGCAGGGCCCACTGTGGAATGGGCTTCAAGCTTCACAGGCCCAAGTGGCACAGGGGTCAGATGCTGCCATAAGAACTGTGAGGATTCCCTGACACCCAAACTCTTACCTTGGCCTCTCCCTGGGACCCTCAGTCTGAAATACAGCAACCAAATGTCCCTGAGCTCCAACCTCTTGTGTGCACTTCCCTGGGACATCCCCACAGGAGGGGCTGGCATCTTCTGATCTTGGAACTGAAGCAGGGAGAGGTGGAGATTCTGTCCTCTGACAGAGGAATCGAGTGATATTCTGGGAATCCTTGCGGGCTGCTGTGGCTAGGAGCTGTTGTTTCTTGCTGGCTCTAGCTTTGGCACTGCCCTGGGAAGACCCTTTCGTCTTCTTCTCAGGCGAGGGGTCCCCACAATTAACACTGCTTCCTAGAGCCTTTTCTTGGTACCCAGGGTGGGGCTTGCTCCTGTCTTCATCTTGAAGGTCACAGACCCAGCCTGGGGGCTCCTGTCCACCCTCTAGCATAGCCTCTGGGGCTTGCTTCTGGGAGTGAGACTTCCCCAACAGTTCTGTGGCTGTCTGGAATGAGCAGGGGCCTTTGGAGAAGCCAGCTCCTACTCTCTTGGGTTTGAGctgtgaggagaaagaagaagtcaCAAGGCTTAGAACCCCAGACCTCCTTGAGGGCAGCTGTGGCTGTGGTGAGAGGTTCTCAGTAATGTGAGAAGCTGAACAAGGCACACTGGGGACCAGGCTGATGGGAGAAGAGGGCCGACTGGCAGAtgacacacaggaggcagagcacCGCTACTCAATGACCCTTTCTGACATCTGGGAGAGGAGAAGTCTGTCCCACTAGAGGGCAGTGGAGTCTTCCCTGAACCTAGGCTAGTGGGTCCCTGCTGCTCACCGAGTACACATGTGAGGTTGGCGGGATGTCATAGTCACTGGGCTCCGAGAACTCAGCTGCGGCCCCACAGCTCTTGGTGCCGCTTTCCATGTCATAGAGCTGACCATCCTTGGAGGCTTTGTGGATCTCGGCCACCTAAAGAGGAACAGGCAGGGAGACCATGGCACTCACAAGCTACTGCTTAACCCTATCCCGACCCTCCAATCCTGCCCTGCTTATCAgatgcggggtgtgtgtgtgtgttgggggggcctGAGTTCCCACTGGGATGGCCACACCTCCAGTCAGCAGATGAGCTTTACTGGTGTCAGTGGCTCCAGGGCCAGCAGGCTGGCAGATGGCCTCTGAGTATGAAGAGGCCACCGTGCCTTATCCTAATCCCATGAGCGCGTACTACCTGCCTTGCACCCTTGGCTTACCTTCTTCAGGACACTGGCCTTGTACAGATTGACCATCTTGGCATTCCGGAATGTCTCATGCTCCAGTTCCACAGCCTTGGCCTGCAGGTCAGCTCTGTGGGAAGAAACAAGCACAGGAGAGCAGGCGGGGCTCGTGAGGATGGGCACATGGACTCGGCTGAGAATCCTCTAGGAGCCCTGCGGCTTACTGTCTGTCCTTTAGCAGCCTCTGATGCACACCCAGTAGGGCTGTAAGGAGTGGGACCCATGGGACACCACTGCAGAGGCATCCTCTGGAGGAGAGgaggcctctccctctctccctccctcagagGACGCCTTGCTCCCTGCCCTGGTGACCTCGGCACGCTCACCCATGAGTGGAGCCTGCAGCCTGATGGTTACTGATCAGAGCCTCCTCCAGAAGTCGCAGGCAGTGCTCACGGGCCTATGAGAGTGAAGTCATGGTCACCCCCCCTCAGCGGCAGGGAGGGGCCCTGAGGGCAAGTGAAGAGCTGCCCCTCTCTTACCTTCACTGTGAGCTTCGGGATCTTCCTGCTTGAAGCCTCTCTCAGGGGACAGTCTTCATCtgagaaaagggaggggaaggctCTCCATCTGAGCAGCTCCTGGAAGCCTTACCGAGCCCCCCACGGTCTACCCCCAGGCACAACACCCAAGCCCCCGGAGCATTTCTGCACTAACCTGGGGGCGTGAATTCTTCTATCTTGGGCTCTTTGCCCTGAAAGatagtcagcaggagggacatgAGACATCCTATCCTGCTGCAAggctggagaagggactgagaGGTGGTACTCAGGGGACCATCCAAACCCTGCATGGGCCActgtgctgttttttgttttttgggggggcagtGCATTTCAGACAGAGTTCTGCTATGTAGTCAGTCTCTGGCCTTGtactccagcctctgcctcctaagtgctaggactgGAGTCATGTGTCACCACGCTGGCTTAGGCTTTTTGTTAACTTGATAGAAACTAGAGTCGTCTGGGAAGACGGATCCTCAGCTGAGGAACTGCCTCCCGGCAGACTGGTCTGTGGGGACATTTTCCTGATGGACGTGTAAGGGCCCAGGTTACTATGGGCTGTGGTAAGTGGTCCTGGTTGTAGAGGACAGCAAACTGAGCAAGGGAACAGCACTCTTCCACGGTCTCTGCCTCAattctgcctccaggtccctgctggAGCTCCTGCCCCGACTTCCCCTGATGCTgcactgtgatgtggaagtgtcaagcaaataaaccctctccttcccATGTCGCTTTTGGTCACACATGGTGTTTtctcatagcaatagtaaccaaATAGAGCCACTGAGCCCCCATCAAGGCCTCTGCCCCCTTTACCTTGCGCAGGCTCATCTGTTTCTGATAGAAAAGATTCCATTCCCGCTTGTGGGCCTCATCTCTGCCCTCATCACCGCTACCTCCAGAACCTTCATCATACCTAAAGGACAGGCTAGGTGAGAGCAGCCATGCAGGGGCTCTGTCCTTCCCGACCTGACGGGACAGTGATGTGCTGGCCCCAGGGAGATCATGTGTCGCACTGCAGGAAGGCCACCTTTGGCCTGGCTAGTACAGTGGAATGACTATGCGTTTGATGGCTTCTTACCTGCTGAAGCCACCATAGCCCCTGCGGCCTCCCTCATACAGCTCAGGATCGAAGCCATTCCCCTGTGAGGGCCCGATGCAGGTCTTGCTCCAGCTGCTGCTGCGCTCCAGGGCATCCAGCTTCTTCGTTATGGCTGCAGGATTCTGGCAGTAGTCACAGCCTTTGGCGCAGGCGGGGGGTGCATCCCCAAAGTACTTAGCAATGGCAGCATGGCGGCACCTAGAACAGGCAGTGAGTGCCGAGGGGCTGAGGGGCTGAGGTGGCTAGTGTTGGCTCATCCTGTCTCCAAGCACTGAGTCACTCACTATCCAGCACCACACTCCATATCTTTCCAAAgccttttttggtttattttatgtgtatcaggAGGTCAGGAGagtgtcagatcacctggaacttgttatggatggttgtgagccaccgtgaggtgctgagaactgaacccaggggcCTCTGTGAATACAGTCtatgctctcaacctctgagcatCCCCCAGTCTCTGTCCTGTACCCTTTTATCCACAGGGCGTGGGAAGCATCATCTGGTGCTGCCCATGGCCGAGCCGGGGCCAGGGAGGTGAAGCAGTTTCCCTACAGGTCTGTAACATATGAGCCTCAGTCTGTTTGGTTACCTGTAAGCTCTAGGGCCCTGCTCTTCCCTCTGCCCAGGGACCAGGAATGCCCTGGAGAGTCAGGCTCTGCCACCAAGGCAACATCAGATAGGCATTTTACTGTGAATGCCACAGCCTCTCTACTGCTGTGGGGCAGTGTTACAGTGGAGCACAACGGTGCTCCATCGGGCTGTGAGCACTGATGAGATGTTCTACAAGTGTTCCTCACcgtggggaaggaggagaggacaggagagccCAGCCTGTCTTTAGTACTtgttatttagagacagggtctcactctgtagccagggcTGGCCCAGAGCTTACTGAGTACTCATCACAGTAGACTGGGATGGCCTCAGAACTCAGAAAGCCGCCTCTGCAACCATGcctagtctttttttgtttgtttttaagatagggtctcactacagctcagggtggccttgaactcatgagctTCCTGCTTcagattcctgagttctgggTCTGTAGGCATGAGCTCCCACAAACAGTTTTCATGGGTATCTTGATCTTCCCTGAGGGAATTAGGCTTCCCCTGGCGCCCACCATGAGCTTTTTGCCCTAGGCTGAAGGCTGTACCTAGCATAGCTCCTGGAACAgatgattctcaacctgtgggtctcaagcCTTCTGGTGCTTGAAAGACCGTTCATAGGGTTTACCTAAGACTATCCACCAAAAAACatatattacaatttataactAGCAAAATTCCAGTAATAAAGAAGGAACAAAAAggatgttatggttgggggtcgccAGAGCATGAGGAAGGCTGAGAGTCACTGTGCTAGAGGCACACAATGCTGAGAGCGGCCATCATGCCTAGTCACTCGTGAGCCCACTCACCAGGGAGATCCAGCCTCACTAGAGCCTCACTAGAGCCTCCCTCTCAGCCTCTAACTCCAGATGTTCCCCTGCGGATAACCACTTCCTGCCCAAGCTGGTGGCAGGAAGCCCACCTGGTGCAGGAGGCCAGTCTCTTTTCGGATCCCCAGGCTGAGGCCCTGGGAGAGGCCACTGTTCTATCAGGGTCCTTACAGTCATCTCTAGTGCCAGAAATGTGGTACAGGGTTGGGAACCAGAAGAGACAGCGCGAGGCAGGGCAGTTTGAGTGCCCAGGCTTAAGATTAGCCGGCACTAACAGCTTTGGAACAGAGGGTTTTCTTAGTCTGAATACTGCTTGCGGATCTGACCCCACACAGCAGGCTACTGTAAGGAAAGCAAATTGCAATGCCACCTTCTAAAGAAGTAGGGTCCCTCCAGCAAAGTGAAGAACAGCCCTAAAACTGCATAGAAGTGGCAGGAAGACAGCTGAGACAGCCACTGGGGGGCGCTCTTGCAGCCAGCTCCCACTAACACTGAATATACACGACAAATGTTCCCTCTGCCTGTACAGTGGTGGCCTGTCCTGTCTCTGAGAAGCTTTGGCATCTAGGCACTGTGACCATATGGTTGTCTACACCCTGCCCCAAGCCCTGGCTCACTGGGGTTTTGTGCTCAGATTCAAAGGGCTCCATTGACTGCAGAGCTGAGGTCAGTCCTCCCCCTGCAGCCTGGTCTGCTGGTGGCAAGACCGACAAACGTTAATGGGCCAACAGAGCTGTCATGCAGACAGCTGAGCAGAACGAGACCAGCAGTGACCTTTCTCTTAGAAGGACCCAAGGCCCCTCACTAAAACAAGCaggctacttttctttctttctttttcttatttacttattttttgtttttttcgagacagggtttctctgtgtagccgtggctgtactggaactcactctgtagacc
This window encodes:
- the Recql5 gene encoding ATP-dependent DNA helicase Q5 isoform X2 — encoded protein: MNGAEDVFVCMPTGAGKSLCYQLPALLASGITIVVSPLIALIQDQVDHLLALKVQVSSLNSKLSVQERKELLSDLERDKPRTKLLYITPEMAASASFQPTLNSLVSRNLLSYLVVDEAHCVSQWGHDFRPDYLRLGALRSRLAHAPCVALTATATPQVQEDVFAALHLKQPVASFKTPCFRANLFYDVQFKELIPDVYGNLRDFCLKALGQKAENGSSSGCGIVYCRTREACEQLAIELSSRGVNAKAYHAGLKASDRTQVQNEWMEEKVPVIVATISFGMGVDKANVRFVAHWNIAKSMAGYYQESGRAGRDGKPSWCRLYYSRNDRDQVSFLIRKELAKLQEKRGNKPSDKATLLAFDALVTFCEEVGCRHAAIAKYFGDAPPACAKGCDYCQNPAAITKKLDALERSSSWSKTCIGPSQGNGFDPELYEGGRRGYGGFSRYDEGSGGSGDEGRDEAHKREWNLFYQKQMSLRKGKEPKIEEFTPPDEDCPLREASSRKIPKLTVKAREHCLRLLEEALISNHQAAGSTHGADLQAKAVELEHETFRNAKMVNLYKASVLKKVAEIHKASKDGQLYDMESGTKSCGAAAEFSEPSDYDIPPTSHVYSLKPKRVGAGFSKGPCSFQTATELLGKSHSQKQAPEAMLEGGQEPPGWVCDLQDEDRSKPHPGYQEKALGSSVNCGDPSPEKKTKGSSQGSAKARASKKQQLLATAARKDSQNITRFLCQRTESPPLPASVPRSEDASPSCGDVPGKCTQEVGAQGHLVAVFQTEGPRERPSTCSLRDQSFPEGQPSPLKETQAEKRPRPQQGNPERRAQKRLRPSTKSSILAEAKDSTLASDRSTENKVAQEPCQLSASGTSLREAADIVVRHLTPFYKEGRFISKDLFKGFARHLSHLLAQQLSPGRSVKEEAQSLIKQFFHNRARCESEADWHSLRGPQR
- the Recql5 gene encoding ATP-dependent DNA helicase Q5 isoform X6 — its product is MQLGAGGLAILRKWSWCRHAAIAKYFGDAPPACAKGCDYCQNPAAITKKLDALERSSSWSKTCIGPSQGNGFDPELYEGGRRGYGGFSRYDEGSGGSGDEGRDEAHKREWNLFYQKQMSLRKGKEPKIEEFTPPDEDCPLREASSRKIPKLTVKAREHCLRLLEEALISNHQAAGSTHGADLQAKAVELEHETFRNAKMVNLYKASVLKKVAEIHKASKDGQLYDMESGTKSCGAAAEFSEPSDYDIPPTSHVYSLKPKRVGAGFSKGPCSFQTATELLGKSHSQKQAPEAMLEGGQEPPGWVCDLQDEDRSKPHPGYQEKALGSSVNCGDPSPEKKTKGSSQGSAKARASKKQQLLATAARKDSQNITRFLCQRTESPPLPASVPRSEDASPSCGDVPGKCTQEVGAQGHLVAVFQTEGPRERPSTCSLRDQSFPEGQPSPLKETQAEKRPRPQQGNPERRAQKRLRPSTKSSILAEAKDSTLASDRSTENKVAQEPCQLSASGTSLREAADIVVRHLTPFYKEGRFISKDLFKGFARHLSHLLAQQLSPGRSVKEEAQSLIKQFFHNRARCESEADWHSLRGPQR
- the Recql5 gene encoding ATP-dependent DNA helicase Q5 isoform X1, with the translated sequence MMSARPFSTPFDRERRVRSTLKKVFGFDSFKTPLQESATMAVVKGAEDVFVCMPTGAGKSLCYQLPALLASGITIVVSPLIALIQDQVDHLLALKVQVSSLNSKLSVQERKELLSDLERDKPRTKLLYITPEMAASASFQPTLNSLVSRNLLSYLVVDEAHCVSQWGHDFRPDYLRLGALRSRLAHAPCVALTATATPQVQEDVFAALHLKQPVASFKTPCFRANLFYDVQFKELIPDVYGNLRDFCLKALGQKAENGSSSGCGIVYCRTREACEQLAIELSSRGVNAKAYHAGLKASDRTQVQNEWMEEKVPVIVATISFGMGVDKANVRFVAHWNIAKSMAGYYQESGRAGRDGKPSWCRLYYSRNDRDQVSFLIRKELAKLQEKRGNKPSDKATLLAFDALVTFCEEVGCRHAAIAKYFGDAPPACAKGCDYCQNPAAITKKLDALERSSSWSKTCIGPSQGNGFDPELYEGGRRGYGGFSRYDEGSGGSGDEGRDEAHKREWNLFYQKQMSLRKGKEPKIEEFTPPDEDCPLREASSRKIPKLTVKAREHCLRLLEEALISNHQAAGSTHGADLQAKAVELEHETFRNAKMVNLYKASVLKKVAEIHKASKDGQLYDMESGTKSCGAAAEFSEPSDYDIPPTSHVYSLKPKRVGAGFSKGPCSFQTATELLGKSHSQKQAPEAMLEGGQEPPGWVCDLQDEDRSKPHPGYQEKALGSSVNCGDPSPEKKTKGSSQGSAKARASKKQQLLATAARKDSQNITRFLCQRTESPPLPASVPRSEDASPSCGDVPGKCTQEVGAQGHLVAVFQTEGPRERPSTCSLRDQSFPEGQPSPLKETQAEKRPRPQQGNPERRAQKRLRPSTKSSILAEAKDSTLASDRSTENKVAQEPCQLSASGTSLREAADIVVRHLTPFYKEGRFISKDLFKGFARHLSHLLAQQLSPGRSVKEEAQSLIKQFFHNRARCESEADWHSLRGPQR
- the Recql5 gene encoding ATP-dependent DNA helicase Q5 isoform X4, which translates into the protein MEEKVPVIVATISFGMGVDKANVRFVAHWNIAKSMAGYYQESGRAGRDGKPSWCRLYYSRNDRDQVSFLIRKELAKLQEKRGNKPSDKATLLAFDALVTFCEEVGCRHAAIAKYFGDAPPACAKGCDYCQNPAAITKKLDALERSSSWSKTCIGPSQGNGFDPELYEGGRRGYGGFSRYDEGSGGSGDEGRDEAHKREWNLFYQKQMSLRKGKEPKIEEFTPPDEDCPLREASSRKIPKLTVKAREHCLRLLEEALISNHQAAGSTHGADLQAKAVELEHETFRNAKMVNLYKASVLKKVAEIHKASKDGQLYDMESGTKSCGAAAEFSEPSDYDIPPTSHVYSLKPKRVGAGFSKGPCSFQTATELLGKSHSQKQAPEAMLEGGQEPPGWVCDLQDEDRSKPHPGYQEKALGSSVNCGDPSPEKKTKGSSQGSAKARASKKQQLLATAARKDSQNITRFLCQRTESPPLPASVPRSEDASPSCGDVPGKCTQEVGAQGHLVAVFQTEGPRERPSTCSLRDQSFPEGQPSPLKETQAEKRPRPQQGNPERRAQKRLRPSTKSSILAEAKDSTLASDRSTENKVAQEPCQLSASGTSLREAADIVVRHLTPFYKEGRFISKDLFKGFARHLSHLLAQQLSPGRSVKEEAQSLIKQFFHNRARCESEADWHSLRGPQR
- the Recql5 gene encoding ATP-dependent DNA helicase Q5, with the translated sequence MSARPFSTPFDRERRVRSTLKKVFGFDSFKTPLQESATMAVVKGAEDVFVCMPTGAGKSLCYQLPALLASGITIVVSPLIALIQDQVDHLLALKVQVSSLNSKLSVQERKELLSDLERDKPRTKLLYITPEMAASASFQPTLNSLVSRNLLSYLVVDEAHCVSQWGHDFRPDYLRLGALRSRLAHAPCVALTATATPQVQEDVFAALHLKQPVASFKTPCFRANLFYDVQFKELIPDVYGNLRDFCLKALGQKAENGSSSGCGIVYCRTREACEQLAIELSSRGVNAKAYHAGLKASDRTQVQNEWMEEKVPVIVATISFGMGVDKANVRFVAHWNIAKSMAGYYQESGRAGRDGKPSWCRLYYSRNDRDQVSFLIRKELAKLQEKRGNKPSDKATLLAFDALVTFCEEVGCRHAAIAKYFGDAPPACAKGCDYCQNPAAITKKLDALERSSSWSKTCIGPSQGNGFDPELYEGGRRGYGGFSRYDEGSGGSGDEGRDEAHKREWNLFYQKQMSLRKGKEPKIEEFTPPDEDCPLREASSRKIPKLTVKAREHCLRLLEEALISNHQAAGSTHGADLQAKAVELEHETFRNAKMVNLYKASVLKKVAEIHKASKDGQLYDMESGTKSCGAAAEFSEPSDYDIPPTSHVYSLKPKRVGAGFSKGPCSFQTATELLGKSHSQKQAPEAMLEGGQEPPGWVCDLQDEDRSKPHPGYQEKALGSSVNCGDPSPEKKTKGSSQGSAKARASKKQQLLATAARKDSQNITRFLCQRTESPPLPASVPRSEDASPSCGDVPGKCTQEVGAQGHLVAVFQTEGPRERPSTCSLRDQSFPEGQPSPLKETQAEKRPRPQQGNPERRAQKRLRPSTKSSILAEAKDSTLASDRSTENKVAQEPCQLSASGTSLREAADIVVRHLTPFYKEGRFISKDLFKGFARHLSHLLAQQLSPGRSVKEEAQSLIKQFFHNRARCESEADWHSLRGPQR
- the Recql5 gene encoding ATP-dependent DNA helicase Q5 isoform X5 produces the protein MINCTSGRNCLEQVSGCRHAAIAKYFGDAPPACAKGCDYCQNPAAITKKLDALERSSSWSKTCIGPSQGNGFDPELYEGGRRGYGGFSRYDEGSGGSGDEGRDEAHKREWNLFYQKQMSLRKGKEPKIEEFTPPDEDCPLREASSRKIPKLTVKAREHCLRLLEEALISNHQAAGSTHGADLQAKAVELEHETFRNAKMVNLYKASVLKKVAEIHKASKDGQLYDMESGTKSCGAAAEFSEPSDYDIPPTSHVYSLKPKRVGAGFSKGPCSFQTATELLGKSHSQKQAPEAMLEGGQEPPGWVCDLQDEDRSKPHPGYQEKALGSSVNCGDPSPEKKTKGSSQGSAKARASKKQQLLATAARKDSQNITRFLCQRTESPPLPASVPRSEDASPSCGDVPGKCTQEVGAQGHLVAVFQTEGPRERPSTCSLRDQSFPEGQPSPLKETQAEKRPRPQQGNPERRAQKRLRPSTKSSILAEAKDSTLASDRSTENKVAQEPCQLSASGTSLREAADIVVRHLTPFYKEGRFISKDLFKGFARHLSHLLAQQLSPGRSVKEEAQSLIKQFFHNRARCESEADWHSLRGPQR
- the Recql5 gene encoding ATP-dependent DNA helicase Q5 isoform X3, with protein sequence MSPVGCPASEKTETLSSSGCGIVYCRTREACEQLAIELSSRGVNAKAYHAGLKASDRTQVQNEWMEEKVPVIVATISFGMGVDKANVRFVAHWNIAKSMAGYYQESGRAGRDGKPSWCRLYYSRNDRDQVSFLIRKELAKLQEKRGNKPSDKATLLAFDALVTFCEEVGCRHAAIAKYFGDAPPACAKGCDYCQNPAAITKKLDALERSSSWSKTCIGPSQGNGFDPELYEGGRRGYGGFSRYDEGSGGSGDEGRDEAHKREWNLFYQKQMSLRKGKEPKIEEFTPPDEDCPLREASSRKIPKLTVKAREHCLRLLEEALISNHQAAGSTHGADLQAKAVELEHETFRNAKMVNLYKASVLKKVAEIHKASKDGQLYDMESGTKSCGAAAEFSEPSDYDIPPTSHVYSLKPKRVGAGFSKGPCSFQTATELLGKSHSQKQAPEAMLEGGQEPPGWVCDLQDEDRSKPHPGYQEKALGSSVNCGDPSPEKKTKGSSQGSAKARASKKQQLLATAARKDSQNITRFLCQRTESPPLPASVPRSEDASPSCGDVPGKCTQEVGAQGHLVAVFQTEGPRERPSTCSLRDQSFPEGQPSPLKETQAEKRPRPQQGNPERRAQKRLRPSTKSSILAEAKDSTLASDRSTENKVAQEPCQLSASGTSLREAADIVVRHLTPFYKEGRFISKDLFKGFARHLSHLLAQQLSPGRSVKEEAQSLIKQFFHNRARCESEADWHSLRGPQR